One window of Chlamydia sp. 04-14 genomic DNA carries:
- a CDS encoding autotransporter domain-containing protein, whose translation GGGGVTPSSTAKVYSQTASQDITVTAISFVDEDGNGYEYPIFSKTRDFANTITLQATTAPTAPQTPSIPQTPSTHYGYQGNWTIAWASGTSNDQLATLTWTETGYLPNPERQAQLVPNTLWGSFTDMRALHQLMSISATGLEHERGLWGAAITDFLHRKKTTTSKKYRHVGVGYAVGASVQTPTEDLFSLAFCQLFDHDKDYVVSKNRTHVYAGSLFFEHFHMLHPQAYFIKAGSKFPSSFLAKLPEDVPMIFNILFSYSHAENDMKTRYTKRYSPKPLTYPEVKGSWGTNCFAGEISGSFPMELPDSYIFERFVPFMKVQMIYGEQESFQEPTSEGRSFENSHLVNLALPIGVKFENVSSNNKDTFDLTLAYSPDVYRDNPHCATSLVVTGAAWETKATNLARHAFVVRAANNFTYSEHVELFGHGGFELRGSAYSYNFDLGGKVRF comes from the coding sequence GGGGGGGGGGGGGTTACGCCCTCTTCGACTGCTAAAGTCTATTCTCAAACCGCAAGTCAAGACATTACTGTCACAGCTATAAGCTTTGTTGACGAAGATGGCAACGGTTACGAGTATCCCATATTCTCCAAAACTCGCGATTTTGCAAATACCATAACACTTCAAGCTACTACCGCACCAACAGCACCACAAACTCCTTCCATACCACAAACTCCATCAACCCATTATGGCTATCAAGGAAATTGGACTATTGCTTGGGCTAGTGGAACCAGTAATGATCAGCTAGCCACCCTAACCTGGACAGAAACAGGCTATCTCCCCAACCCTGAACGTCAAGCGCAGTTAGTTCCTAATACCTTATGGGGATCTTTCACGGACATGCGCGCGTTGCATCAACTTATGAGCATAAGCGCTACAGGTTTAGAACACGAACGTGGTCTTTGGGGAGCTGCTATTACAGATTTCTTACACAGAAAAAAAACAACGACAAGCAAGAAATACCGTCACGTTGGTGTTGGCTATGCTGTAGGCGCTAGCGTACAAACACCAACTGAAGATCTATTTTCTTTAGCTTTTTGTCAGCTCTTTGATCATGATAAGGATTATGTAGTATCTAAAAACCGTACACATGTGTATGCGGGTTCTTTGTTCTTTGAACATTTTCATATGCTACATCCTCAAGCCTACTTCATTAAAGCGGGATCGAAATTTCCTTCTTCGTTCTTAGCGAAACTTCCTGAAGATGTTCCTATGATTTTCAACATACTGTTTAGCTACAGCCATGCTGAAAATGATATGAAAACACGCTACACAAAGCGTTATTCTCCTAAACCTCTTACATATCCCGAGGTTAAAGGTAGCTGGGGAACTAATTGCTTCGCTGGTGAAATTAGCGGGAGTTTCCCCATGGAGCTTCCTGATTCCTACATCTTTGAGAGATTTGTTCCTTTCATGAAGGTACAGATGATCTACGGTGAACAGGAGAGCTTCCAAGAACCTACAAGTGAAGGACGTTCTTTTGAAAATAGCCATCTTGTGAACTTAGCTTTACCTATCGGAGTGAAGTTTGAAAATGTATCTTCAAATAACAAAGATACTTTCGATCTTACACTTGCCTATTCTCCAGATGTCTATAGGGATAATCCCCACTGCGCAACTTCTTTAGTTGTTACAGGAGCTGCTTGGGAAACAAAAGCTACCAACTTAGCTCGTCATGCTTTTGTAGTTCGTGCTGCTAATAACTTTACCTATTCAGAACATGTAGAGTTATTTGGACACGGAGGATTCGAACTTCGTGGATCTGCATATAGCTACAACTTTGATCTTGGTGGAAAAGTCCGCTTCTAA
- a CDS encoding autotransporter domain-containing protein → MKNSIYGVLLFSSFALSIATELLADADTVNLAAGFNGSSSETFDVKQTNNADGTTYNLSSAISFLNVSKLNPANTSCFANSAGDLTFTGNRRLLYFDDIISTAKGAAISTTADAKTLTISGCLRLIFHACPRAEIGNGAIYSNSSMLIESNLEGSFGYNKSSGKGGVICCEKSTTVGATSPTLTMQNNGELLFLGNLATSSGGAIYAEKMLLSTAGNTVFQSNVTKDKGGAIAIAANGEISLSADNGNLTFERNIIITNNQTIRNAIHLEDGAKFLQLRAAKNRSIYFYDPITTTGDIADRLTINAPNGANPYEGTVVFSSATSYVDSPISKLTSFSQDLTLAAGSLILEKEVSIKAKSFEQNPQSLLFMHPGTKLETVNNISIKNLHLDLKDIANAPAILTATADGAAINIRGPVVMHLNDEIFYNQEALANTLSFECLNVGAQHLDNIIIDDIPDIPTITMETHRGYQGKWTLSWEEQPEIVIGNVALQPNKKMSLVWKPSGYIPFVGGTGEFSSSLVPNSLWNLFLDTRFAQQAIETNAQSSGNNLWISSLTNSFRKGSTDNNHGFRHKSSGYIAGGKLHTPQDDIFSIGICQLFGRSKDFGSAKSKDKFFSGSLYAQHSRYLLPIARFLAGTSTYKPRFLLNIPKDFPINFDALIGYSYGRNHMTVKYSDRTRTTSSWNTYGYSAQIGSSLPFALDVSHTFFQYISPFIKLHWIYAHQVQFQEQGIKRRSFSNSNLKNLSLPIGLKIQGQSLHRLSYELTGMYIADLYRCNPESVTSLISGGLLPWTTTATNLGKQAALLQGSGNLSLTSHINIFAQGTVEFRRSSYSYNMDFGSRVHF, encoded by the coding sequence ATGAAAAACTCTATTTATGGGGTTTTACTGTTTTCCTCTTTTGCCTTGTCCATTGCTACCGAACTTCTTGCAGATGCCGATACTGTCAATCTTGCAGCTGGATTCAACGGCTCCTCTAGTGAAACTTTCGATGTAAAACAAACAAATAATGCTGACGGAACTACATACAATCTATCCAGTGCGATTTCGTTCTTAAACGTAAGCAAGTTAAATCCAGCAAATACAAGCTGCTTTGCCAATTCCGCTGGAGACCTTACGTTTACGGGGAATCGTCGTCTTCTCTATTTCGATGATATTATATCAACAGCAAAAGGTGCTGCCATCAGCACTACTGCAGATGCTAAGACTCTTACCATATCGGGATGTTTGAGATTAATTTTCCATGCGTGCCCTAGAGCAGAAATAGGAAATGGAGCGATTTATTCAAATAGCTCCATGTTAATAGAAAGCAATCTTGAAGGAAGCTTTGGATATAATAAATCTTCAGGGAAAGGCGGTGTTATTTGTTGTGAGAAAAGCACAACTGTAGGCGCAACATCACCTACATTAACAATGCAAAATAATGGTGAGCTTCTCTTCTTAGGGAACCTAGCCACATCTTCAGGTGGGGCAATTTATGCAGAAAAAATGCTTCTATCTACCGCAGGCAATACGGTTTTTCAATCTAACGTTACTAAAGATAAGGGCGGAGCTATTGCCATTGCTGCTAACGGAGAAATCAGCCTGTCTGCAGATAATGGCAATCTGACTTTTGAGAGAAATATCATAATCACAAATAATCAAACTATCCGTAATGCTATTCATCTAGAAGACGGAGCAAAGTTTCTTCAGCTACGCGCTGCTAAGAATAGATCCATTTACTTCTATGATCCGATTACTACTACAGGAGATATAGCTGATCGCTTAACTATCAATGCCCCTAACGGAGCTAATCCCTATGAAGGGACAGTTGTATTTTCCTCAGCAACATCTTATGTAGATTCACCTATTTCTAAACTCACCTCATTCTCTCAAGATCTTACACTAGCAGCAGGATCCTTAATTTTAGAAAAAGAAGTAAGCATAAAGGCAAAATCTTTCGAGCAGAATCCACAGTCCCTATTGTTCATGCATCCTGGAACCAAATTAGAGACCGTCAATAATATCTCAATAAAGAATCTTCATTTAGATCTTAAAGATATCGCAAATGCTCCTGCAATACTAACCGCAACTGCTGACGGTGCTGCTATTAATATCCGTGGGCCTGTGGTTATGCACCTCAATGATGAGATTTTTTATAATCAGGAAGCTTTGGCTAACACATTATCTTTTGAATGTTTAAATGTTGGTGCACAACATTTGGACAACATTATTATTGATGATATTCCTGACATTCCTACGATCACAATGGAAACTCATCGTGGATATCAAGGGAAATGGACGCTTTCTTGGGAAGAACAACCTGAAATTGTTATTGGTAACGTTGCATTACAACCTAATAAAAAGATGTCTTTAGTTTGGAAACCTTCTGGTTACATTCCTTTTGTAGGAGGCACAGGAGAGTTTAGCTCATCTTTAGTTCCTAATAGCTTATGGAATCTCTTTTTAGATACACGCTTTGCCCAACAGGCTATAGAAACCAACGCTCAATCATCAGGTAATAACCTTTGGATTTCATCACTCACCAACTCTTTCCGTAAAGGCTCTACTGACAATAACCATGGGTTTCGTCATAAGAGTTCGGGATATATTGCAGGAGGGAAACTACACACTCCTCAAGATGATATATTTAGCATAGGGATCTGTCAGCTATTTGGAAGATCTAAAGATTTTGGATCTGCAAAATCTAAAGATAAATTCTTCTCAGGATCATTATATGCTCAGCACTCGAGATATTTACTTCCTATTGCACGTTTCCTTGCGGGAACATCAACATACAAACCAAGATTCTTATTAAATATCCCTAAGGACTTCCCTATCAACTTTGATGCTCTCATAGGCTATAGCTATGGTAGAAATCATATGACAGTAAAATACTCTGATCGCACACGAACAACAAGTTCATGGAATACCTACGGGTATTCTGCCCAAATTGGAAGTTCTTTACCGTTTGCTTTGGATGTTTCCCATACATTTTTCCAATACATCTCTCCATTTATCAAATTACATTGGATTTATGCACATCAAGTCCAATTTCAAGAACAAGGAATAAAACGACGCTCTTTTAGTAATAGTAATTTAAAAAATCTCTCATTGCCAATTGGTTTAAAAATCCAAGGACAATCACTACATCGTCTCTCTTATGAACTCACTGGGATGTATATTGCCGATCTCTATCGTTGCAATCCTGAGAGTGTGACTTCATTAATATCTGGAGGCTTGCTCCCCTGGACAACAACAGCGACAAATCTTGGTAAACAAGCTGCTCTGTTGCAAGGATCAGGCAACCTCTCCCTTACATCACACATCAATATCTTTGCTCAAGGAACTGTAGAATTTCGCCGTTCCTCCTATAGCTACAACATGGATTTTGGCAGTAGGGTGCATTTTTAA
- a CDS encoding polymorphic outer membrane protein middle domain-containing protein, with the protein MKNSLYGFLIFSSFTASMAFADATDLPSSTSFDGSTGAGQFTPKETTASGGTNFTLTGDITIQHVKSTTPANTSCFKNSTGNITFAGANYSLIFEDIISTAKGAAISNNTDAKTLTMSGFNILSFIAAPKATTGNAAIYSVASTTIKENKKLTFDTNHSIAAGGAIHCAKTGSTAATLTLQQNESMIFKNNSSATTGGAIHAEKLVLKAGGATLFENNHATQKGGAISIAGSGEISLSADDGSIIFKGNTITDAGNKVNNAIHVGANGKFLKLEAKESQSILFYDPVVVEGTAADNLEINKTSGATTYTGSIIFSGRYIESPHKRRKHISKFTQPLTLSAGSLVLEKGAHLEAKSLTQTAGSKVILDQTSSIETKENIDIKELWLRLDEFKNPTTATISTTGSAHTVTVKGPLGIFADHETFYDNHALAYDVNQEVLQLSDKDISKIALVDIPQAVRKNIASHRGYQGDWTIDWKTIPGSTNAGVTTLGTKIATIHWRPTGYIPFGGAQEITTPLVVNTLWGNFSDIRNLERTVESLATNSLSSEGFWAAGIKNFLHSNSSAKNYVFQHNNAGYVIGMNKHTLSDNVFSAAFSQLFGKDRDDANGQVDHQTLSGSFYAHHVGSLPMLRFLCGGSTDCPPELQASPSIPVIVNAQLSYSHSNNHLIINHTDTTKTTGMWSNYSLATELGSTFIYTLSKCPSILKHISPFVKLQGVYSEQRKFTEEGLRRCLFSSTYLANLALPLGIKIHGVCPRELLAYDLSAMYVHDVFRIDPESMTLFLIGGLAPWATQATNLDTKAVVVQGSGRFAVRPNIEIFAEGNCELRSSSHSYNYDFGAKIHF; encoded by the coding sequence ATGAAAAACTCTCTCTACGGGTTTTTAATCTTTTCTTCTTTTACCGCATCTATGGCGTTTGCAGACGCTACCGACTTACCATCTTCGACGAGTTTTGATGGTTCTACAGGAGCTGGACAATTTACTCCGAAAGAAACAACAGCCTCTGGAGGAACTAACTTCACACTCACCGGTGACATAACCATTCAACATGTTAAATCAACAACACCAGCAAATACAAGTTGCTTTAAAAATTCTACAGGGAACATTACCTTCGCAGGAGCAAACTATTCTTTAATATTTGAAGATATCATTTCCACAGCTAAAGGAGCTGCTATCAGTAATAATACTGATGCAAAAACACTTACAATGTCAGGATTTAACATCTTATCCTTTATTGCTGCTCCAAAAGCAACCACAGGAAATGCAGCTATTTATAGTGTGGCATCAACAACTATCAAAGAAAATAAGAAGTTAACTTTTGATACAAACCACTCTATAGCAGCAGGCGGAGCTATCCATTGTGCAAAAACAGGATCAACAGCGGCAACGCTAACTCTTCAGCAAAATGAATCTATGATATTCAAAAACAACTCCTCAGCAACTACAGGAGGAGCTATTCATGCGGAGAAACTCGTCCTTAAAGCTGGCGGAGCTACCCTATTTGAAAATAATCACGCCACGCAAAAAGGCGGGGCAATTTCCATTGCTGGATCTGGAGAGATTAGCCTATCTGCAGATGACGGAAGTATTATCTTTAAAGGAAATACCATTACTGACGCAGGAAATAAGGTAAATAACGCAATTCATGTAGGAGCTAACGGGAAATTTTTAAAACTAGAAGCTAAAGAATCTCAGTCTATTCTATTCTATGATCCTGTGGTTGTTGAAGGAACAGCTGCTGATAATTTAGAAATTAATAAAACTTCAGGAGCAACCACCTACACAGGATCTATAATCTTTTCGGGAAGATATATAGAGAGTCCTCACAAAAGGAGAAAACACATTTCTAAATTCACACAACCTCTGACTCTATCCGCAGGATCTTTGGTTTTAGAAAAAGGTGCGCATTTAGAAGCTAAATCTCTAACACAAACTGCAGGATCTAAAGTTATCTTAGATCAAACGTCAAGTATAGAAACTAAAGAAAATATAGATATTAAAGAACTTTGGCTACGTCTTGATGAGTTCAAAAATCCTACAACAGCAACTATCTCCACAACAGGAAGTGCTCATACTGTCACTGTTAAAGGACCTTTAGGTATTTTTGCAGATCATGAAACCTTCTATGACAATCATGCTCTTGCCTATGACGTAAATCAAGAAGTCCTACAACTCTCTGATAAAGATATATCAAAAATTGCTTTAGTAGACATCCCCCAAGCAGTTAGGAAAAATATCGCTTCGCATCGTGGATATCAAGGCGATTGGACTATAGATTGGAAAACGATTCCAGGTTCTACAAATGCAGGCGTTACAACTTTAGGGACAAAAATAGCAACGATACATTGGAGACCTACAGGCTATATCCCTTTTGGAGGAGCTCAAGAAATCACCACTCCTTTAGTGGTTAACACTCTATGGGGAAATTTCTCAGACATTCGTAATTTAGAAAGAACAGTAGAGTCCTTAGCAACAAATTCTCTATCCTCTGAAGGATTCTGGGCTGCAGGAATTAAAAACTTCCTACATTCTAATAGCTCTGCAAAAAATTATGTCTTCCAACATAACAATGCTGGCTATGTCATTGGTATGAATAAACATACACTATCAGACAATGTATTTTCTGCAGCATTTTCCCAGCTATTTGGTAAGGATAGAGATGACGCTAATGGTCAAGTAGATCATCAAACACTTTCAGGATCTTTTTATGCACATCACGTAGGCTCGCTACCTATGTTGCGCTTCCTTTGTGGGGGATCTACAGATTGCCCTCCTGAACTTCAAGCATCTCCGTCTATCCCTGTTATTGTAAACGCTCAGCTAAGCTATAGCCATAGCAATAACCACCTTATAATAAATCACACAGACACAACGAAAACAACAGGCATGTGGTCTAACTATTCCTTAGCTACAGAACTAGGATCGACATTCATCTATACTCTGAGCAAATGCCCTTCTATACTTAAACACATATCTCCATTTGTTAAACTCCAAGGAGTATATTCTGAACAAAGGAAATTCACAGAAGAAGGACTACGTCGCTGCTTATTCTCGAGTACATATCTAGCTAACCTAGCTCTTCCCCTAGGGATTAAGATCCATGGAGTATGTCCTAGAGAACTCCTCGCCTATGATCTATCCGCTATGTATGTCCATGATGTATTTCGCATCGATCCTGAAAGTATGACACTATTTCTAATTGGAGGCTTGGCTCCTTGGGCTACACAAGCCACCAACTTAGATACCAAAGCTGTGGTCGTTCAAGGTTCTGGAAGATTCGCTGTTAGACCAAACATCGAAATTTTCGCAGAAGGTAACTGTGAACTACGCTCCTCATCTCATAGTTATAACTATGATTTTGGCGCTAAAATACATTTCTAG
- a CDS encoding polymorphic outer membrane protein middle domain-containing protein → MKLSVYGFLLSSSLLSTHIAFAENASVSPAVPQNVPAAGASKTITELTEGFDGSVNPPKEFTSKATSNAAGTTYSLTTDISFTNITTLTPTPPPQPASGSKTNEGSCFSNTAGDLTFSGATHSLTFENISLTAKGAAISNTASGTTLQLTNLTNLTFSNSPGSSVSTGKGAIYCEGSSLKVINNGNVTFSNNHSEENGGAICYKAATVSPPVSPPPQPQPQPQPSPITTVTTPPTTIALPNTPILSSSTAPTQPPGGSGSPGSPSGPAPAPDVPGSGAQQAAQNTFTFGGNDSLTFSGNSSDKCGGAIYAHDLIITATGQTLFTNNTAKEKGGAIAIADGGTIYLSAEGGDIIFEGNTAKDNTPNAIDLGSTAKFGDLCALKGRSIIFYDPITSNGTDVSDKLIINGPVTQPAPSRGGSSTPTVRSAAAVQPVPRLYEGTIVFSGKKQNTSKTKALTNASSLKQPVELAAGTLVLEDGALFSAKSFSQKDTTSTVVLEQNTQLQASDSIDLKNLWIGVTNVNSPDFARVSTTGSTGTVKVTGAITLAVSDPKFYENPDLAKQLNKEFIKISAQGSVTITDSPNTPNQDISSHLGYQGVWQLTWADVPSGGSGQPTEKVATLGWQPQGYLPTPGDTQSYTSLVPNSLWGMVSDVAAIQRLIEGEANSAQGKDIWGAGLSNFLKGKKTDKNRKFRNFSSGYAVGTSSQSLHGFKFSFGFCQLFGRAKDYAGARIHEKILSGSLYTQYDTELLPILKFLAGTSVFRPKILKQITDDFPVTFQAQFGYFYGDNSMKIKYLDATQTNSSWENHCYSGDIGTSIAIPIQSKDGIIQMASPFVKVQSVYVYQKGFHEKGLRRRAFDHTYLTNISIPLGLKVYGDSVSKDLHYELSAAYVGDAYRHNPKNTTTPIVTNVVATPWITTATNLQRHAARFQGAGDYALTSYIQLFAQGSIELRKSARSYHANAGSSIHF, encoded by the coding sequence ATGAAACTCTCTGTTTATGGGTTTTTACTCTCGTCATCCTTGCTATCCACCCACATAGCATTTGCTGAGAATGCCTCAGTATCCCCAGCAGTTCCGCAAAATGTTCCCGCAGCAGGAGCTAGTAAAACCATCACTGAGCTAACTGAAGGTTTCGATGGGTCTGTGAATCCACCAAAAGAATTCACATCGAAAGCAACAAGTAATGCGGCAGGGACAACTTATAGCCTAACTACTGATATTTCTTTCACGAATATTACAACACTTACTCCTACGCCTCCTCCACAACCAGCATCTGGGAGTAAAACTAATGAAGGAAGCTGCTTCAGTAATACTGCTGGAGATTTAACTTTTTCAGGAGCCACTCACTCACTCACATTTGAAAATATCTCCCTAACAGCAAAGGGTGCTGCCATTAGCAACACAGCATCTGGAACAACACTACAGTTAACCAATCTTACTAATCTTACTTTCTCCAATTCTCCAGGATCTTCTGTTTCTACAGGTAAGGGAGCTATTTATTGTGAAGGATCCTCACTTAAAGTAATTAACAACGGAAACGTTACGTTTTCAAATAATCATTCCGAAGAAAATGGTGGAGCAATTTGTTATAAAGCAGCAACCGTTTCTCCACCAGTCTCTCCTCCTCCGCAACCTCAGCCACAGCCACAACCATCTCCCATAACAACTGTAACTACGCCCCCAACAACAATTGCACTACCAAATACTCCTATTCTCTCGTCTTCCACTGCACCAACACAACCTCCCGGAGGTAGTGGGAGTCCTGGTAGCCCTAGTGGTCCTGCTCCAGCCCCCGATGTTCCAGGTTCTGGAGCACAACAAGCAGCTCAAAATACATTCACCTTCGGTGGTAATGATAGTCTAACATTTTCAGGCAATTCGTCTGATAAATGTGGTGGGGCGATCTATGCTCATGATTTAATCATTACCGCTACTGGTCAGACATTATTTACTAATAATACCGCTAAAGAGAAGGGTGGCGCCATTGCTATTGCTGATGGAGGTACAATTTACTTATCAGCAGAGGGGGGCGATATTATCTTTGAGGGAAATACAGCAAAAGACAATACGCCCAATGCTATAGATCTTGGATCTACTGCTAAATTTGGAGATTTATGTGCTTTAAAAGGTCGCTCTATAATCTTCTATGACCCAATTACATCAAACGGTACAGATGTTTCTGATAAATTAATAATCAACGGTCCGGTTACACAGCCTGCTCCCTCTCGCGGAGGTTCTTCAACACCAACTGTGAGATCCGCAGCAGCTGTTCAACCAGTACCTAGACTTTATGAAGGCACTATAGTTTTCTCAGGTAAAAAGCAAAATACATCGAAGACTAAAGCATTAACTAATGCCTCTAGCTTAAAACAACCTGTAGAACTAGCTGCTGGAACACTTGTCCTAGAAGATGGAGCTCTATTTTCTGCAAAATCTTTCTCTCAAAAAGATACTACTTCAACAGTTGTATTAGAACAAAACACGCAATTACAGGCATCCGATTCAATAGATTTGAAAAACCTATGGATAGGAGTTACAAATGTAAATTCACCAGATTTTGCAAGAGTTAGTACTACAGGAAGTACCGGAACTGTCAAAGTTACAGGAGCTATCACACTTGCTGTTTCTGATCCTAAATTTTATGAAAATCCAGATCTTGCTAAACAGCTTAATAAAGAATTCATAAAAATATCAGCACAGGGAAGTGTCACTATTACCGACAGCCCTAACACACCTAATCAAGATATCTCCTCACACCTAGGTTATCAGGGTGTGTGGCAATTGACCTGGGCAGATGTTCCATCTGGAGGCTCAGGTCAACCAACTGAAAAAGTAGCCACCTTAGGTTGGCAACCCCAAGGTTACCTCCCCACTCCTGGAGATACACAAAGCTACACCTCTTTAGTTCCTAATAGCTTGTGGGGAATGGTTTCTGATGTTGCTGCTATCCAACGTTTAATTGAAGGAGAAGCAAATTCCGCACAGGGCAAGGACATCTGGGGTGCAGGATTATCTAACTTCTTAAAAGGTAAGAAAACAGATAAGAATCGCAAGTTCAGAAATTTCAGCTCTGGCTATGCTGTAGGAACAAGCTCTCAATCCCTTCATGGTTTTAAATTCAGCTTTGGTTTTTGCCAGCTATTTGGAAGAGCTAAAGATTACGCAGGTGCAAGGATTCATGAGAAAATTCTTTCAGGATCTTTGTATACACAATATGACACAGAGCTATTACCTATTTTAAAATTCCTTGCAGGAACGTCCGTATTCAGACCAAAAATTTTAAAACAGATAACTGATGATTTTCCAGTAACCTTCCAAGCACAATTTGGTTATTTTTACGGAGACAACTCCATGAAAATAAAATACCTCGATGCTACACAAACAAACAGCTCTTGGGAAAACCATTGTTACTCTGGAGATATTGGTACATCTATAGCTATTCCTATACAGAGTAAAGATGGCATTATCCAAATGGCATCGCCGTTTGTAAAAGTACAAAGTGTCTACGTATATCAAAAAGGATTCCATGAAAAAGGCTTAAGACGTAGAGCTTTTGATCATACCTATTTGACAAATATCTCTATACCTTTAGGGCTGAAAGTTTATGGAGATTCTGTATCTAAAGATCTCCATTACGAACTCTCTGCAGCTTATGTAGGTGATGCTTACCGTCATAATCCTAAAAATACAACAACACCAATTGTAACGAATGTTGTTGCTACACCATGGATAACAACCGCCACAAATCTACAAAGACATGCAGCAAGATTCCAAGGTGCTGGAGATTATGCCCTAACCTCATATATCCAGCTATTTGCTCAAGGAAGTATCGAGCTACGTAAATCTGCAAGAAGCTATCACGCTAATGCAGGTAGCTCTATCCATTTCTAA